In Pseudodesulfovibrio hydrargyri, a single window of DNA contains:
- a CDS encoding substrate-binding periplasmic protein, translating to MQAIVYPPLVYADQDKLWGVAPEVVLEIQKIVGDDSPLKDTPWLRGYEQAQKLPMQGLFAIVRIPEREKLFKWVGPIFGEGDYFFKHRGSALRVENLDDARRVERIAVRKDGYTHQALAAMGFTNLDVGPTYQSSYMKLVEDRVDLVLMGERTYYYMVKKAGLNPADFERTGCKFGDSAAWLAFSLDVPDETIRKWQNALDTLKENGVYRKIMERNFTY from the coding sequence ATGCAGGCAATCGTCTACCCGCCGTTGGTCTACGCCGATCAGGATAAATTGTGGGGCGTGGCCCCGGAAGTGGTTCTCGAGATTCAGAAGATCGTCGGCGACGACAGTCCGCTGAAGGATACGCCGTGGCTGCGCGGGTATGAGCAGGCGCAGAAACTGCCCATGCAGGGACTGTTCGCCATCGTACGCATCCCGGAGCGGGAAAAGCTTTTCAAGTGGGTCGGCCCGATCTTCGGCGAGGGGGATTATTTCTTCAAACACCGGGGGTCAGCCCTGCGGGTCGAGAACCTGGACGACGCGCGCCGGGTGGAGCGCATCGCCGTGCGCAAGGACGGCTACACCCACCAGGCCCTGGCCGCCATGGGGTTCACCAACCTCGACGTGGGCCCGACCTACCAGTCCAGCTACATGAAGCTTGTCGAGGACCGCGTGGACCTTGTGCTCATGGGCGAGCGCACCTATTATTATATGGTCAAGAAGGCCGGTCTCAACCCCGCCGATTTCGAGCGCACGGGCTGCAAGTTCGGCGACTCCGCCGCCTGGCTCGCCTTTTCCCTGGACGTCCCGGACGAGACCATCCGAAAATGGCAGAACGCCCTCGACACCCTCAAGGAAAACGGTGTCTACCGGAAGATCATGGAACGGAACTTCACGTACTAG
- a CDS encoding ABC transporter ATP-binding protein encodes MTLEAYAVHKSYGDVQALKNVDLTVQKGELFTLLGPSGCGKTTLLRIIAGLEQADAGSVFLNGLPITQKPANERPVNTVFQSYALFPHMTNADNVAFGLRSQKIPEGDIRTRVNRILEMMELTNFKDRYPDQLSGGQRQRVAMARALVCEPELLLLDEPMSALDAKLRTQLQIQLRRLQQQLNKTFILVTHDQDEALTVSDRIAVMKDGEVLQHGSPRQIYDRPNCRFVAEFIGTANILEAERRNDQIITHAGRLTVPSPPQWKRGALVIRPEGIVLRDQEPETNGVLATVTETFYRGNFLDITLDPAGLRMRCAPHKKLQVGDKVWVELLKDALVAIDD; translated from the coding sequence ATGACCCTTGAAGCGTATGCCGTCCACAAGAGCTACGGGGATGTACAGGCCCTGAAGAACGTCGATTTGACCGTCCAGAAGGGCGAGCTGTTCACCCTGCTCGGTCCGTCCGGCTGCGGCAAGACCACCCTGCTGCGGATCATCGCCGGACTGGAACAGGCCGACGCCGGCTCGGTCTTCCTCAACGGCCTGCCCATCACCCAGAAGCCCGCCAACGAACGTCCGGTGAACACGGTCTTCCAGAGCTACGCCCTGTTCCCGCACATGACCAACGCGGACAACGTGGCCTTCGGCCTGCGCTCCCAGAAGATCCCGGAGGGCGACATCCGGACCAGGGTGAACAGAATCCTGGAGATGATGGAGCTGACCAATTTCAAGGACCGCTACCCGGACCAGCTGTCCGGCGGGCAGCGGCAGCGCGTGGCCATGGCCCGCGCCCTGGTCTGCGAGCCCGAGCTGCTCCTGCTGGACGAGCCCATGTCCGCCCTGGACGCCAAGCTGCGCACCCAGTTGCAGATTCAGCTGAGGCGGTTGCAGCAGCAGCTGAACAAGACCTTCATCCTGGTCACCCACGACCAGGACGAAGCCCTGACCGTGTCCGACCGCATCGCGGTCATGAAGGACGGCGAGGTCCTCCAACACGGCTCGCCCCGGCAGATCTACGACCGCCCCAACTGCCGCTTCGTGGCCGAGTTCATCGGCACGGCCAACATCCTGGAGGCCGAGCGGCGCAACGACCAGATCATCACCCACGCGGGCAGGCTGACCGTGCCCTCCCCGCCCCAGTGGAAGCGCGGGGCCCTGGTCATCCGGCCCGAGGGCATCGTTTTGCGCGACCAGGAGCCCGAGACCAACGGCGTCCTGGCCACGGTCACGGAAACCTTCTACCGCGGCAACTTCCTGGACATCACTCTGGACCCGGCGGGCCTGCGCATGCGCTGCGCCCCGCACAAGAAACTCCAGGTGGGCGACAAGGTCTGGGTAGAACTGCTCAAGGACGCACTGGTGGCCATCGATGACTAG
- the gabT gene encoding 4-aminobutyrate--2-oxoglutarate transaminase, with protein sequence MTNKELQQRREAAVPRGVSNAGPIFAASAKGATVTDVEGKEFIDFAGGIGVNNVGHCHPKVVEAIREQAGKLLHSCYHVFQYEGYVALAEKLNALTPGDHAKKTVLVNSGSEAVENAVKVARRASGRPAIVASASGFHGRTLLASTLTAKVMPYKAGFGPYAPEVYHIPYAYCYRCPVGSSYPGCKMQCAELLKKSFIDMVNPESVAAVILEPVAGEGGFVVPPKEYFPRIREICDEFGILLIIDEVQSGICRTGSLFAIEQWDVVPDLLTSAKSLGGGTVISACTGRAELMDAPQVGGLGGTYGGNPVSCAAALAVLDVVESENLVAKSQALGTKVRSAFEDMAKKYDCIGDVRGLGSMLALELVHDKAAKTPAPDIAKALVAKCRENGLIILSCGHSGNVIRTLMPLVISDAELEKGMSVLETAFAEVAKG encoded by the coding sequence ATGACCAACAAGGAACTGCAACAGAGGAGAGAGGCGGCCGTCCCCAGGGGAGTCTCCAACGCCGGTCCCATCTTCGCCGCCAGCGCCAAGGGCGCGACCGTCACGGACGTGGAAGGCAAGGAGTTCATCGACTTCGCGGGCGGCATCGGGGTGAACAACGTGGGCCACTGCCACCCCAAGGTGGTCGAGGCCATTCGAGAACAGGCGGGCAAGCTGCTGCACTCCTGCTACCACGTCTTTCAATATGAAGGTTACGTGGCCCTGGCCGAGAAGCTCAACGCCCTGACCCCCGGTGACCACGCCAAGAAGACCGTCCTGGTCAACTCCGGGTCCGAGGCCGTGGAAAATGCGGTCAAGGTCGCCCGCAGGGCCTCGGGCCGCCCGGCCATCGTGGCCTCGGCCTCCGGCTTCCACGGCCGCACCCTGCTGGCCTCCACCCTGACCGCCAAGGTCATGCCCTACAAGGCCGGGTTCGGGCCCTACGCCCCCGAGGTCTACCACATCCCCTACGCCTACTGTTACCGCTGTCCCGTGGGCAGCTCCTACCCCGGCTGCAAGATGCAGTGCGCCGAGCTGCTGAAAAAGAGCTTCATTGACATGGTCAACCCCGAGAGCGTGGCCGCCGTGATCCTGGAGCCCGTGGCCGGCGAGGGCGGCTTCGTGGTCCCGCCCAAGGAATACTTCCCGCGCATTCGGGAAATCTGCGACGAGTTCGGCATCCTGTTGATCATCGACGAGGTCCAGTCCGGCATCTGCCGCACCGGCTCCCTGTTCGCCATCGAGCAGTGGGACGTGGTCCCGGACCTGCTGACCTCGGCCAAGTCCCTGGGCGGCGGCACGGTCATCTCGGCCTGCACCGGCCGGGCCGAGCTGATGGACGCGCCCCAGGTGGGCGGCCTGGGCGGCACCTACGGCGGCAACCCGGTGAGCTGCGCCGCGGCCCTGGCCGTGCTCGACGTGGTCGAGAGCGAAAACCTGGTGGCAAAATCGCAGGCCCTGGGGACCAAGGTCCGCTCCGCCTTCGAGGATATGGCCAAGAAATACGACTGCATCGGCGACGTGCGCGGCCTGGGCTCCATGCTGGCCCTGGAACTGGTCCACGACAAGGCGGCCAAGACTCCGGCCCCGGACATCGCCAAGGCGCTGGTCGCCAAGTGCCGCGAGAACGGGCTGATCATCCTGTCCTGCGGCCATTCCGGCAACGTCATCCGCACGCTCATGCCGCTGGTCATCAGCGACGCCGAGCTGGAAAAGGGCATGTCCGTCCTGGAAACGGCCTTTGCCGAAGTGGCCAAGGGGTAG
- a CDS encoding ABC transporter permease: MTSDQQQDTRIWYGELTTRSALRRRGLLQVSPGLFWILIFLTVPALALIALSFATRGGYGEIEWIFTFENFTRLAGYGMFGWSPDYLIILARSLWVAFVTTTICTALAFPLSFFIASKPKTTRYVWLTLVIIPFWTNLVIRTYAWQLVLSPDLPIAKFAAALGLIPEGSPLYPSEFAVYLGMISAFLPFVVLPLYSSVEKLDWSLVEAAFDLYSNRRRVFMQAILPQTLPGLSVGAILTFVPAMGMFLIPDFLGGAKYMLVGNLIQQQFGKSRDWPFGAAVSLALMVLTLVGLFVFRRKGEKMEVI, from the coding sequence ATGACTAGCGATCAACAACAAGACACCCGCATCTGGTACGGCGAGCTGACCACCCGCTCGGCGTTGCGGCGGCGCGGCCTGCTCCAGGTCTCGCCCGGCCTGTTCTGGATCCTCATCTTCCTGACCGTGCCCGCCCTGGCGCTCATCGCCCTGTCCTTCGCCACGCGCGGCGGCTACGGCGAGATCGAATGGATCTTCACCTTCGAGAATTTCACCCGCCTGGCCGGGTACGGCATGTTCGGCTGGAGCCCGGACTACCTGATCATCCTGGCCCGCTCCCTGTGGGTGGCCTTCGTGACCACCACCATCTGCACGGCGCTGGCCTTCCCGCTGTCCTTCTTCATCGCGAGCAAGCCCAAGACCACCCGGTACGTCTGGCTGACCCTGGTGATCATCCCGTTCTGGACCAACCTGGTCATCCGCACCTACGCCTGGCAGCTGGTCCTTTCCCCGGACCTGCCCATCGCCAAGTTCGCGGCCGCCCTCGGGCTGATCCCGGAGGGCAGCCCGCTCTACCCGTCCGAGTTCGCCGTGTACCTGGGCATGATCTCCGCCTTCCTGCCCTTCGTGGTCCTGCCGCTCTATTCCAGCGTGGAAAAGCTCGACTGGTCCCTGGTGGAGGCGGCCTTCGACCTCTACTCCAACCGGCGGCGGGTGTTCATGCAGGCCATCCTGCCCCAGACCCTGCCCGGCCTGTCCGTGGGGGCCATCCTGACCTTCGTCCCGGCCATGGGCATGTTCCTCATCCCGGACTTTCTGGGCGGGGCCAAGTACATGCTGGTCGGCAACCTGATCCAGCAGCAGTTCGGCAAGAGCCGCGACTGGCCGTTCGGCGCGGCGGTCTCCCTGGCCCTGATGGTCCTGACCCTGGTCGGCCTGTTCGTGTTCCGGCGCAAGGGCGAAAAGATGGAGGTCATCTAA
- a CDS encoding aldehyde ferredoxin oxidoreductase family protein translates to MQGIHGRILFIDVTERSFSIEPLGDAGLPLPGGKALGTRLLLEHNPAGVDPLSPDNRLVIATGPCCGTSAWGSSRYGVFSKSPQTGFYAESYSGGKTPEAIDRAGFDAIVVTGAADALTVLAVHPDGCDFHEAPQLKGLETYAAEDALIQDYAPRGEGFGRPGAMVIGPAGENLVAFSVIENDYWRSAGRCGLGAVLGAKKIKGLVFAGDRKRRVADPEGLKAFAGEFRDAHGDSPAVKAYRARGTTQMVALMNTVGAFPSRYWSAGTCDHWERISGDVFHEQHEVTPHACLKCFMACGRKARIISGPHKGLTLEGPEYETIYAFGGLCMVRNIDEIAHLNDLCDRLGLDTISAGNLCAMVAEASSQGRLDAPLTYGDAATIAALLEQIANREGLGDVLADGIARGADKLGLSDMAVHVKGLEPAGYDPRVLKGMGLTYGTSPRGACHLRTTFYKAELSGMIPSDAVEGKADLLIDFEDRLVVFDCLILCRFYRDMYDWAALVRLLALVTGEPWDEPSLRRAAARVVDDTRRFNVREGLTPQDDQLPRKLHESLPTGQVITREEYALLLNEYYRLRGWDESGVPPVPAAE, encoded by the coding sequence GTGCAAGGAATTCACGGGCGCATACTCTTCATCGACGTCACCGAGCGGTCGTTCTCCATCGAGCCGCTCGGGGACGCCGGCCTGCCCCTGCCCGGGGGCAAGGCGTTGGGTACGCGCCTGCTCCTTGAACACAATCCGGCCGGGGTGGATCCGCTCTCCCCGGACAACCGGCTGGTCATCGCCACGGGCCCGTGCTGCGGCACGTCCGCCTGGGGCTCCAGCCGCTACGGCGTCTTCTCCAAGTCGCCGCAGACCGGCTTCTACGCGGAATCCTACTCCGGGGGCAAAACCCCGGAGGCCATCGACCGGGCCGGTTTCGACGCCATCGTCGTGACCGGCGCGGCCGATGCGCTGACCGTCCTGGCCGTCCACCCGGACGGCTGCGATTTTCACGAAGCCCCGCAGCTAAAGGGGCTCGAGACCTACGCCGCCGAAGACGCCCTGATCCAGGACTACGCCCCCAGGGGCGAGGGCTTTGGCCGTCCCGGGGCCATGGTCATCGGCCCGGCGGGCGAGAACCTGGTGGCCTTCTCGGTCATCGAGAACGACTACTGGCGCAGCGCCGGACGATGCGGCCTGGGCGCGGTGCTCGGCGCAAAGAAAATAAAGGGACTGGTCTTTGCCGGGGACCGCAAGCGCCGGGTCGCCGACCCCGAGGGACTGAAGGCCTTCGCCGGGGAATTCCGCGACGCCCACGGCGACTCCCCGGCGGTCAAGGCGTACCGCGCGCGGGGCACCACCCAGATGGTCGCCCTGATGAACACCGTGGGCGCGTTCCCGAGCCGCTACTGGTCGGCCGGGACCTGCGACCACTGGGAGCGCATCAGCGGCGACGTCTTCCACGAGCAGCACGAGGTCACGCCCCACGCCTGCCTGAAGTGCTTCATGGCCTGCGGCCGCAAGGCGCGCATCATCAGCGGCCCACACAAGGGACTGACCCTCGAGGGACCGGAGTACGAGACCATCTACGCCTTCGGCGGGCTGTGCATGGTCCGCAACATCGACGAGATCGCCCACCTGAACGACCTCTGCGACCGCCTCGGCCTGGACACCATCTCGGCGGGCAACCTCTGCGCCATGGTCGCCGAGGCGTCCAGCCAGGGCCGCCTGGACGCGCCCCTGACCTACGGCGACGCGGCCACCATCGCCGCTCTGCTGGAGCAGATCGCGAACCGCGAGGGGCTGGGCGACGTCCTGGCCGACGGCATCGCCAGGGGCGCGGACAAACTCGGCCTGTCCGACATGGCCGTGCACGTCAAGGGGCTGGAACCGGCCGGCTACGATCCCCGCGTGCTCAAGGGCATGGGCTTGACTTACGGGACCTCCCCACGCGGGGCCTGCCACCTGCGAACCACTTTTTACAAGGCCGAGCTGTCCGGGATGATCCCGTCGGACGCCGTGGAGGGCAAGGCCGACCTGCTCATAGATTTCGAGGACCGGCTGGTCGTGTTCGACTGCCTGATCCTGTGCCGCTTCTACCGCGACATGTACGACTGGGCCGCCCTGGTCCGCTTGCTCGCCCTGGTCACCGGGGAACCATGGGATGAACCGTCCCTGCGCCGGGCAGCGGCCCGCGTGGTGGACGACACCCGGCGATTCAACGTCCGCGAGGGGCTGACCCCGCAAGACGACCAGCTGCCCAGGAAACTCCATGAATCCCTGCCCACCGGGCAGGTCATCACCCGGGAGGAGTACGCGCTCCTCCTCAATGAATACTATCGCCTGCGCGGCTGGGATGAATCGGGCGTACCGCCCGTCCCGGCCGCCGAATAG
- a CDS encoding ABC transporter permease, with protein sequence MQAQRKPILVPAVALGTLAFLYIPLMAVASFSVNDSRFGLAWQGFTWKWYLELFRNEQILEAVGNTLLLGLVSTVIATVVGTALAIGMSRFPWSKKTSAFFEFNLYMPVITPEIVFAGALVIAFASLRYFSSAFEPGMLNMIIGHVTFQVAFVALVVRSRLAAFNNEIEEASHDLYATNWYTLRKVILPMLTPGIVSGAMLAFTLSLDDFIISFFTAGPTSVTLPLYIYAEVHRGITPKIHALSTVGLLVTIVLVITSQKISNSFSEKERDDA encoded by the coding sequence ATGCAGGCGCAACGCAAGCCGATCCTGGTCCCGGCCGTGGCCCTGGGGACCCTGGCCTTCCTGTACATCCCGCTCATGGCCGTGGCCTCGTTCTCGGTGAACGATTCCCGCTTCGGCCTGGCCTGGCAGGGATTCACCTGGAAGTGGTACCTGGAGCTCTTCCGCAACGAGCAGATTCTGGAAGCCGTGGGCAACACCCTGCTCCTGGGGCTGGTCTCCACGGTCATCGCCACGGTGGTGGGCACGGCCCTGGCCATCGGCATGAGCCGGTTCCCGTGGTCCAAGAAGACCTCGGCCTTCTTCGAATTCAACCTGTACATGCCGGTCATCACCCCGGAGATCGTGTTCGCGGGCGCGCTGGTCATCGCCTTTGCCTCCCTGCGCTACTTCTCCTCGGCGTTCGAGCCAGGCATGCTGAACATGATTATCGGCCACGTGACCTTCCAGGTGGCCTTCGTGGCCCTGGTGGTCCGCTCGCGCCTTGCGGCCTTCAACAACGAGATCGAGGAGGCCTCCCACGACCTCTACGCCACCAACTGGTACACCCTGCGCAAAGTCATCCTGCCCATGCTCACCCCGGGCATCGTGTCCGGAGCCATGCTCGCCTTCACCCTGTCGCTGGACGACTTCATCATCAGCTTCTTCACGGCCGGGCCCACCTCGGTGACCCTGCCGCTCTACATATACGCGGAAGTGCATCGCGGCATCACGCCGAAGATCCACGCCCTGTCCACGGTCGGTCTGCTGGTGACCATCGTCCTGGTCATCACCTCCCAAAAAATATCAAACAGTTTCAGTGAAAAGGAGAGAGATGATGCGTAA
- a CDS encoding RlmE family RNA methyltransferase: MKQYQDKYFKRAKKENYAARSVYKLKEMDKRFHIFKSGQTVLDLGAAPGSWTQFAGERVGPQGRVLGVDLQTTKHTFADNITFLQADVFSDSPELLEAMEPLAPFDVIISDMAPKTTGIKFADQANSLELCERAFEVALKYLKKGGNFAVKIFEGGEINDYRDTIRPYFGKIKNFKPYSSRSESKEIFIVALGFKGVDG, translated from the coding sequence ATGAAACAGTACCAGGACAAATACTTCAAAAGGGCCAAAAAGGAAAATTACGCCGCCCGCTCGGTCTACAAGCTCAAGGAGATGGACAAACGGTTCCACATCTTCAAGAGCGGCCAGACCGTGCTCGACCTGGGCGCGGCCCCGGGCTCCTGGACCCAGTTCGCCGGAGAGCGGGTGGGTCCGCAGGGGAGGGTGCTCGGCGTGGACCTGCAGACCACCAAGCACACCTTTGCGGACAACATCACCTTCCTGCAGGCGGACGTGTTCTCGGACTCGCCCGAACTGCTCGAGGCCATGGAGCCGCTCGCGCCGTTCGACGTCATTATCAGCGACATGGCCCCCAAGACAACCGGAATCAAGTTCGCGGACCAGGCCAATTCGCTCGAGCTGTGCGAGCGGGCCTTCGAGGTGGCGCTCAAATACCTCAAGAAGGGCGGCAACTTCGCGGTGAAGATCTTCGAGGGCGGCGAGATCAACGACTACCGGGATACGATCCGTCCGTATTTCGGGAAGATAAAGAATTTCAAACCGTACAGTTCCCGGTCCGAGAGCAAGGAGATCTTCATCGTTGCGCTTGGCTTTAAGGGAGTTGACGGGTAG
- a CDS encoding sigma 54-interacting transcriptional regulator, giving the protein MSDTNPVDIPFHSILNRLDVAALAADSSGLIAYATPCAEQTFGFGPGRMHGLPMAEVLPYAVVNGDTGDGEAAARVKLPDGTLNAVSRSPIVLNGETVGNLLTLHPEPGPDKVARSETYRTLAEHMEAVFNASSDGIWLTDGHGVVLNINTASESLNSISADEVVGRPVATLVENGTIDRSATLEVLRKKRRVSVLQEVTRTGRQLIVTGTPTFDTDGNIRLVVLNERDITDLNELRTTLAQTRKAKEKAEAELTGMSLMELKKSRVVAESPAMRKAMATAQKLAQFETSEILLTGDSGTGKGLLAKFIHDTSPRRGKPFIQVNCATLPETLFEAELFGYEKGAFTGASEQGKSGLFELASGGTFFLDEVGEIPLDMQAKLLNCLDDHIYYPLGASKPKRMDCIIVAATNRDLEAQVRKQAFRRDLLYRLNTFTVRIPPLRKRPEDVFELINHYLKQFNAAFRTTKRIGPAGMKLLQSYPFPGNVRELIGIIKKAVVIGEDDLLDDYLRDLFDHTEDAVTENGTLPEEVARLERRMLRQAMEACSNTREMAGFLGVSQPTVVRKMQRYKLNNL; this is encoded by the coding sequence GTGTCCGACACCAATCCCGTGGATATCCCTTTCCATTCCATCCTCAACCGGCTCGACGTCGCGGCCCTGGCAGCCGATTCGTCCGGGCTCATCGCCTATGCCACGCCGTGCGCGGAACAGACCTTCGGCTTCGGCCCGGGGCGCATGCACGGCCTGCCCATGGCCGAAGTCCTGCCCTACGCCGTTGTCAACGGCGATACGGGGGACGGCGAGGCGGCCGCGCGCGTGAAGCTGCCCGACGGCACCCTGAACGCGGTATCGCGCAGCCCCATCGTCCTGAACGGCGAGACCGTGGGCAACCTGCTGACCCTCCATCCCGAGCCGGGCCCGGACAAGGTGGCCCGGTCCGAAACCTACCGCACCCTGGCCGAGCACATGGAGGCGGTCTTCAACGCGTCCAGCGACGGCATCTGGCTGACCGACGGCCACGGCGTGGTCCTGAACATCAACACCGCGTCCGAGAGCCTCAACTCCATTTCGGCGGACGAGGTTGTCGGCAGGCCCGTGGCCACTCTGGTGGAGAACGGGACCATAGACCGGTCCGCCACCCTGGAGGTGCTGCGCAAGAAACGCCGGGTCTCGGTCCTGCAGGAGGTCACCCGCACCGGGCGGCAGCTCATCGTCACAGGCACGCCGACCTTCGACACGGACGGCAACATCCGGCTGGTGGTCCTGAACGAGCGGGACATCACCGACCTGAACGAATTGCGCACCACCCTGGCCCAGACCCGCAAGGCCAAGGAAAAGGCCGAGGCCGAACTGACCGGCATGTCGCTCATGGAGCTCAAGAAGAGCCGCGTGGTGGCCGAGAGCCCGGCCATGCGCAAGGCCATGGCCACGGCTCAAAAGCTGGCCCAATTCGAGACCTCGGAGATCCTGCTCACGGGCGATTCCGGCACGGGCAAGGGGCTGCTGGCCAAGTTCATCCACGACACCAGCCCCAGGCGCGGCAAGCCGTTCATCCAGGTCAACTGCGCCACCCTGCCCGAAACCCTGTTCGAGGCCGAGCTGTTCGGCTATGAAAAAGGGGCCTTCACCGGCGCGTCCGAACAGGGCAAGTCCGGCCTGTTCGAACTGGCCTCGGGCGGGACCTTCTTCCTGGACGAGGTGGGTGAAATCCCCCTGGACATGCAGGCCAAGCTGCTCAACTGCCTGGACGACCATATTTATTATCCGCTGGGCGCGAGCAAGCCCAAGCGCATGGACTGCATCATCGTGGCCGCCACCAACCGCGACCTTGAGGCCCAGGTGCGCAAGCAGGCCTTCCGCCGCGACCTGCTCTACCGGCTGAACACCTTCACCGTGCGCATCCCGCCACTCCGGAAACGACCCGAGGACGTATTCGAGTTGATCAACCACTACCTCAAGCAGTTCAACGCGGCCTTCCGCACGACCAAGCGCATCGGCCCGGCGGGCATGAAGCTGCTTCAGTCATACCCCTTCCCGGGAAACGTCCGCGAACTCATCGGCATCATCAAGAAGGCCGTGGTCATCGGCGAGGACGACTTGCTCGACGACTACCTGAGGGACCTCTTCGACCACACCGAGGACGCCGTGACGGAGAACGGCACCCTGCCCGAGGAAGTGGCCAGGCTGGAGCGCCGCATGCTCCGCCAAGCCATGGAGGCATGCTCCAACACCCGCGAGATGGCCGGATTCCTCGGCGTCAGCCAGCCCACCGTGGTGCGCAAGATGCAACGCTACAAGCTGAACAATTTGTGA
- a CDS encoding glycosyltransferase family protein: MPRPRHISIRDELGLAKSMPADKSHFEWRVNPALDEAPVIFLGLGPEPDKIPEWFDLPDNETFFYLDTPDFTGQIDGWLDRVPANFRPMAPENFTVASSARAHVVRYLPAQKAFPSFYGPLTARLTLADRPRPRLTRTVWLPVDNDALLVEELARAFADAGWRVVRIDHESLGKHPGRVLPDYLQEGVPDLFFSINFRGLDHFGLGQAILREAGVKVAVWMVDNPFNLLTAVKTEAWRELSLFVTDHSFIGPLIENGARRVTHLPLAASPALFQSGGTLPDHARDIEGKLIFVGRSQFPDREKFFAGETVPEDAAALVTDATGPTRFDYHWWRERLGIAPLWPGNRVRAVGAGAEFASNLWKKRCLNAAGRITIFGDDGWKDLDAPDADVRPVVDYYAHLPALYRTAGVVLNVTGMQLPAGLNQRNFDVWCAGGFLLTDTHPGLRIFPDELVEPVAYSRPADIHDMVIRRRERSPENRALRRAWRECILRDHTYANRVETIFRAMNLLSAQKA, from the coding sequence GTGCCCAGACCCCGACATATATCCATCCGCGACGAACTCGGCCTGGCCAAGTCCATGCCCGCCGACAAAAGCCACTTCGAATGGCGGGTCAATCCCGCTCTCGACGAGGCCCCGGTGATCTTTCTCGGCCTCGGCCCGGAGCCGGACAAGATCCCGGAATGGTTCGACCTCCCGGACAACGAGACATTCTTCTACTTGGACACCCCGGACTTCACCGGCCAGATAGACGGCTGGCTCGACCGCGTGCCCGCCAACTTCCGGCCCATGGCGCCCGAGAACTTCACCGTGGCCTCGTCCGCCCGCGCCCACGTGGTCCGCTACCTGCCCGCGCAGAAGGCGTTCCCGTCCTTCTACGGCCCGCTGACCGCCCGGCTGACCCTGGCCGACCGGCCCCGGCCGAGGCTGACGCGCACCGTATGGCTGCCCGTGGACAACGACGCCCTGCTCGTCGAGGAGCTGGCCCGCGCCTTTGCGGACGCGGGCTGGCGGGTGGTCCGCATCGACCACGAGTCCCTGGGCAAACATCCCGGCAGGGTCCTGCCCGACTACCTGCAGGAGGGCGTCCCGGACCTCTTCTTCTCGATCAATTTCCGGGGGCTCGACCACTTCGGCCTGGGCCAGGCCATCCTGCGCGAGGCCGGGGTCAAGGTGGCGGTCTGGATGGTGGACAACCCGTTCAATCTGCTCACCGCGGTCAAGACCGAGGCGTGGCGCGAACTCAGCCTGTTCGTCACGGACCACAGCTTCATCGGCCCGCTCATCGAAAACGGCGCCCGGCGGGTGACCCACCTGCCCCTGGCCGCCTCGCCGGCCTTGTTTCAAAGCGGCGGGACGCTTCCGGACCACGCCCGGGATATCGAGGGCAAACTCATTTTCGTGGGCCGCTCCCAATTCCCGGACCGGGAAAAATTCTTCGCGGGCGAGACCGTGCCCGAGGACGCCGCCGCATTGGTCACGGACGCCACCGGTCCCACCCGATTCGACTACCACTGGTGGCGCGAGCGGCTGGGCATTGCGCCGCTCTGGCCGGGCAACCGGGTCCGGGCCGTGGGCGCGGGGGCGGAGTTCGCCTCCAACCTCTGGAAAAAGCGCTGCCTGAACGCGGCGGGCCGGATCACGATATTCGGCGACGACGGCTGGAAGGACTTGGACGCCCCGGACGCGGACGTCCGCCCGGTGGTGGACTACTACGCCCACCTGCCCGCCCTGTACCGGACGGCGGGCGTGGTCCTCAACGTCACCGGCATGCAGCTCCCGGCCGGGCTGAACCAGCGCAACTTCGACGTCTGGTGCGCGGGCGGATTCCTGCTGACGGACACCCACCCGGGCCTGCGGATTTTCCCGGACGAACTGGTCGAGCCCGTCGCCTATTCCCGGCCCGCCGACATCCACGACATGGTCATCCGCCGCCGCGAACGGAGCCCGGAAAACCGCGCCCTGCGCCGCGCCTGGCGGGAATGCATCCTCAGGGACCACACCTACGCCAACCGGGTGGAAACCATTTTCAGGGCAATGAATCTTTTATCCGCTCAAAAGGCTTGA